The Desulfitobacterium chlororespirans DSM 11544 genome contains a region encoding:
- a CDS encoding SPFH domain-containing protein, producing MKEKKAWVLNGYLAVVVVLASLIGGTALLIQTQFTLGIALILIGVLLSSGIVVIQPNKSYVITFFGSYIGTIREPGLWLTIPLSTRKSVSLRVRNFNSKTLKVNDVEGNPIEIAAVIVFRVVDTAKAIFDVDRYEQFVEIQSETALRHVTSRYPYDNFEKDGYSLRGHSEEVARELSLELQERLKVAGVEVMEARLTHLAYSTEIAGAMLQRQQANAILDARQIIVEGAMGMVQMAVERLETNNVVQLDEERKAAMINNLLVAIVSDRSAQPVINTGTLY from the coding sequence ATGAAAGAAAAAAAAGCCTGGGTACTCAATGGTTATCTTGCTGTGGTTGTCGTTTTGGCTTCGCTCATCGGCGGCACAGCCCTGCTCATTCAAACACAGTTTACCCTGGGAATCGCTCTTATCCTCATCGGAGTGCTTCTGTCCAGCGGTATCGTTGTCATCCAGCCCAATAAATCTTATGTGATTACCTTTTTCGGCAGCTATATTGGGACCATACGTGAACCTGGTCTTTGGCTCACCATCCCCCTTTCCACACGTAAATCTGTTTCTTTACGGGTCCGCAACTTCAACAGCAAGACTTTAAAGGTCAATGATGTGGAAGGGAACCCTATTGAAATCGCCGCTGTGATCGTTTTCCGTGTTGTGGATACCGCCAAAGCAATTTTTGATGTGGATAGATACGAGCAATTCGTAGAGATCCAAAGCGAAACCGCTCTCCGTCATGTGACCAGCCGTTACCCCTATGATAACTTCGAAAAGGACGGCTATTCTTTGCGGGGTCATTCCGAAGAAGTGGCCAGAGAACTCTCTCTGGAACTTCAGGAACGTCTCAAAGTGGCTGGGGTAGAAGTTATGGAGGCCCGCCTGACTCACTTAGCTTATTCGACTGAAATCGCCGGTGCCATGCTCCAGCGTCAACAGGCCAATGCCATTCTGGATGCCCGTCAAATTATCGTTGAAGGCGCCATGGGTATGGTCCAGATGGCTGTGGAACGCCTGGAAACGAATAATGTCGTCCAGCTTGACGAGGAGCGCAAAGCTGCCATGATCAACAATCTGCTGGTGGCCATCGTCTCTGACCGCTCCGCTCAGCCCGTCATTAATACAGGTACCCTCTACTAA